The Sulfurospirillum diekertiae genomic sequence AACTGAGTGATTTTTCGTTGCAACTTAGTTCTGATGATCATAACTCGAGTAGTATGATTGAAGCCTCTTTAGCCCTTGAAAGTCTTGGATTTAAAAAAGAGATGATTAAGAAAGCATTGAGTACTTGTCAAGGGGTAGATACTCAAACACTTATCAAAGAAGCTCTTAGAAAGCTTAGTTAAATAAAGGATGAAAATGACTGTAGCCGTTTTGTTTGGCGCCCAAAGTTTTGAGCATGAGATTAGCGTGGTAAGTGCCATTGCTCTCAAAAAAGTGCTAAAAAGTGACATTGTTTATATATTTTGTGATTATTACCGTAATTTTTATTTGATTCCAACCGATAAAATTACTTCAAAACGTTTTAGCAGTGGTGAATATAAAAAAGATAAACTGCTCTATCTTAAGCAAGGTGGTTTTTACGCTAAAAAAATGTTGGGTGAAGAGAAAATAATGTTCGATGTCATGATTAACCTCGTGCATGGCATGGACGGAGAAGATGGAAAACTTAGTTCTATGCTTGATTTCTTTGGTGTACCCTATATTGGGCCTCGGATGGAAGGTAGTTGTATCAGTTATAACAAACTTTTTACAAAGCTGTATGCCAAGGAAGTGGGGGTTAATGTATTAGACTACCAAGTGCTTCGTAAAGGAAGTGGTGCATCAATTAAAATTGCTTATCCATTTATCGTCAAGCCTCTACGACTAGGAAGTTCTATTGGAATAGGGATTGTTAAAGAAGAAAAAGAGCTTGCATACGCACTTGATGTTGCTTTTGAATTTGATGATAGTGTCCTAATAGAACCGTTTATAAGTGGTGTAAAAGAGTACAATCTTGCAGGTTGTAAAACCGATATGTTCCACTTTTCTATTATAGAAGAACCTCAAAAAGATGAATTTTTAGATTTCGATAAAAAATATTTAGATTTTTCTCGTACAAAAAGAGTGAATGAGGCTGCACTAGATATCAAAGCAGAAGAAGGAATTCGTGACGCATTTATGAAGCTTTATGATCCACTTTTTTTAGGGGCACTTATTCGTTGTGATTTTTTTGTGATTGATGGAATGACGTATCTTAATGAAATCAACCCAATTCCTGGTAGTATGGCCAATTATCTTTTTGATGATTTTGATAGAATAATTAAAAATCTTTCAAAATGGTTGCCAAAAAGTATCACGATTCCAAAAGAATACCGCTATATCAACTCCATTCAAGCAGCTAAAGGTAAGTAAAAGTCTTGTTTATGTAGGATATTACATAAAATTTTGCACAAAGGCTCGAATCGATGACCTATGCTAAAAACGAGATAATGACTGCAACAGACATGGTGCGCAACTTTAGTTCTGTGTTGGGTAGTATTACCAAAGGGAAAAGTAAACGTGTGGTCATCGTGAAAAATAACCGTTTTGAAGCGGTTATGATCACGGTGGATGAATACGAAAAAATGAGTGAAGCCGTTAATATTTTGGAAAAAATCTATGCCAACACGAAAAAGAAGAGTGATGGCTAAGAAAGAGATCGTATTTCAAAATACTTCTTACGAATTATCGTATGAGTTGTTAAACCAAAACCAACCGCAAACCATTCTTTTTTACATGGTTGGGGCAGTAATAAAGAGATTATGAAGCAAGCATTTGGGAAGACGTTTTCTCAGTACCAGCATCTCTATCTTGATCTTCCTGGTTTTGGGCACTCTTCAATTCATGATGTCATCACTACAGGAACTTACTCAGACATTGTATCTGTCTTCTTAAAAGCGTTACATGTAAAACCTCTTATCATTGTGGGACACTCGTATGGTGGTAAAGTGGCAACATTGCTGCAACCAGAGGTCTTGGTTTTGCTCTCAAGTGCTGGTATTGTTCCACCAAAATCTTTGAAAGTCAAACTAAAAATAGCGCTTTTTAAACTGCTAAAACCCTTTGCTCCACGCTCTTTTTACCGCTTTTTCGCGACCAAAGATGTGGAAGGGATGAGCCAAACCATGTACGAAATTATCAAGCGGGTCGTCAATGAAGACTTTAGTGAGCAATTTCTTACATGTAAAGCAAAAACGTTTCTGTTTTGGGGCAAAGAGGATAGTGCAATGCCACTTTTCTGTGGAGAAAAGATGCACTCTCTCATTAAGGGAAGTCACTTTTACCCGATGGAGGGTGATCATTTCTTTTTTATGAATCAAGCAAAACAGATCGAAAAGACACTTGGGGAGTTTGGATTTTGAGTACTTATAGATTGATTGTAACAGGACGCGTACAAGGTGTTAATTTTCGCCGATTTGTTGTTGATATAGCGCATGCATTGAATTATGTGGGGTATGTCAAAAATAGTGCCGATGGCAGTGTTGAAGTTGTGATTAACTCTGCTTATGAGGAAGATTTGGAATTTTTTATTAGTAAACTCTATGATGGTTCAATGTTTTCAGATGTTCAAGACGTTACATGTCAGAAGATTGAAAGTATGATCTTTGATGATTTTGAGAAGAGATAAAGAGCATGGAAATAATGGTTACAAGCATCACTCACCTCTGTTTTATTTTAGGGCTTAGCTACTACTTTATAATAGCAATGCAATGGTACAGTTATAGGCTAGAGCGTATTGTATTTCATTACAATCGTTATGATTGGCACGTGTTCTACTTTTTAGTTCCTTTAGTAGGTTACTACCTTCTAAACGGTGTTGTACTTTCTCTTTTTGTTGCACTTTTTTTTGATCTCCCTTTTCATATGGCAGAAAAAAATGGACAAAAAACTTGTTTGGACAGCACGAGTAAAGCGATTTTTCTCTTTTTAGTTTTAGCGACTCTTTTTCAAGATCTTTTGTGTACGGTATTGGTTGCATCATGCTTGAAGTTAGGTGTCATTATTCCTTTAATGGTGGCGCAAATAGCAAGTATGTTCTATGAAAAGATGCTTTTTCTTAGCTTTAAAAAAGAGGCTCAGAAAAAATTGATGGCAAACAGTGCGTTAAAAGTAGTTGCCATTACAGCGAGTTATGGTAAAACCAGTATTAAAAACTTTTTAGCACAAATTCTTTCCACAAAGTTTAATGTCTATAAAACACCACGTAGTGTCAATACAATAGGTGGCATTATTAAGGATATTAACAACGATTTGCCTGAACAATGTGATGTTTATATTGTTGAAGCGGGTGCTCGAGCTCGTGGAGATATTGATGAAATTGCGAGACTTGTCAATCCACATATTGCCGTTGTTGGGTGTATTGGCGAGCAACATATTGAGTATTTTAAAACATTGGAAAATATCCGAAATACAAAGATGGAACTCCTTCACTCCTCTAGGCTTGAAAAAGCATTTGTGCATGAAAGTACCAATGTCAAAGGATCAGAATCTATTCTTTCTTTTGGCGCTGAGCTTAGTGATGTTGAGGCTTCTTTGCAAGGGCTAAGTTTTTCAATGCTCCTAAATGGCGTAAAAGAGAGTTTTACATGTAAACTTTTGGGTGCTTTTAATGCGATTAATATAGCAGCAGCCATTCACGTTGCACGCACACTGGGTCTTTCTATTGAAGAGATTAGGTCTGCCGTATCGCATTTAGAAGGGGTTGAGCATCGTCTTCAAAAAATTGAAGCAGGTGGAAAGCTCATTATTGATGATAGTTTTAATGGTAATTTAGAAGGCATGTTAAGTTCCTATAATCTGGTTGCACAGCATCAAGGGCGTAAAGTTATTATTACGCCAGGTATTGTTGAAAGTACAGAAGAAGCGAATAGGATACTTGCCAAAAAAATTGATGATGTTTTTGATCTTGTCATGATTACAGGTAAAATAAACGTTACTATTTTACACGATAACATTCATAAAGCTCAAAAAATTATCATTTCCGATAAATCAAAGCTCCAAGAGACCTTATCAGAACAGACATATGCAGGAGATGTGATACTTTTCTCCAATGATGCACCAACTTTTCTCTAATAATCGTATCCTTTTTATATTCCTATTATCTGTTGTAAAGTATGATGGGCAATCAATTTAAAAGGAGTGAGATGAAAAGTAAGAGTTTGTATATCTCATCGCTTGCACCTGCCGCAGGCAGTTTGATTGTAGCGATGGGCATTATGGAACTATTAAAAGGGCGTCTTGGTAAGGTTGCTTTTTTTAGACCGGTTATTTTAGATGCGAATGAAGTTGATAAAGACATTGATTTCATGCTGGAATATTATGCCCTTAAAATGGACTATAACGCTACTTATGGTTACACTGTTCATGAAGTTGAAAGTTTAATTGCTGAAAATAAATACAATGAAGTTTTGGAAAATCTTATTGATAAATTCAAAATTTTAGAGAGCCAGTATGACTTTGTACTCATTGAAGGACTTAACCAAGCGAATTTTTCACAAACTCTTGATTTTGATATTAATCTTTCAATCGCTAAAAACTTGAGTAGCCCTTTTATCAGTGTTTTAAAAGGCAAGCAAAAAAGTGTTAAAGAGGTGTTGGATGAAATATCTATTGAGGCAGATGCCATTAAGGGTGCTGGATGCCAACATTTTGCGACATTTGTCAATCGTTTAGGTGACCAAGAGGTTCAAGAGCTTAAAGAGCTCAATCGCGCTAAACCAATTCAAAATGTTCCTGTCTATTTTTTACCTGAGGTGCCAGAGCTTGACACTCCGACTGTTGCTGAGATAAAAAATAAGCTAGGTTGTTCCCATATCTATGGTGAAGAAAAAGATTTACGTAGAGTTGTCAAGCAGAGTAAAATCGCTGCAATGAAACTTGATAATTTCTTAGAATATATTGAAGATGGTGACTTGGTCATAACTTCAGGGGATAGATCGGATATTATCGTAGGATGTCTTAGTACCGTATTTTCTAATAATTATCCAAATATCTCCGGCATTTTGTTGACTGCAGGGATGATGCCTCATAAATCCATTAACAAACTTATTGCTGGGTTTAAAGACCTTTCCATTCCTATTTTAAGTGTCGACAATGGTACTTTTGATACTGCTGTCAATGTCTCCAATGTTCCAGCGACAATTACACCACAAAGTGTACGCAAAATTGCATTGGCTATGGGACTTTTTTCAGCGAATGTCAATATTGAAGAAATCGAAAAAAGTATTGATACTGAATCCACCACGAGTTCTATTACTCCAATTATGTTTGAGTATGCTCTTTTTGAACGCGCAAGGAGAAATCGTAAAAAAATTCTTCTTCCTGAGAGTAATGATGAGCGTATTCTTCGAGCAACGGAGATTTTATTACGTCGTGATGTAGCTGATATTATCCTTCTCGGTGTTGAAGAAGAAGTACGTCGCAAGAGTGCAACACTTGGACTTGATATAAGCAAAGCGACTATCATTGATCCTTTAACATCACCTCTAATGGAAGAGTTTGTCACTTCTTTTTACGAAATGCGTAAAGCCAAAGGTTTGAGCTTAGATGTTGCTCGTGATAGTATGATGATGAAAAATTATTTTGGAACAATGATGGTTTACCTAGGTTATGCTGATGGTATGGTCTCTGGTGCAATTCATACAACTCAAGAGACGATTCGTCCAGCACTTCAGATTATCAAAACCAAACCAGGTATCTCTATTGTTTCAAGTCTTTTCTTTATGTGTTTAGATACAAGAGTCTTGGTTTACGGTGATTGTGCGGTTAATCAAGATCCAAATGCAGAAGAGTTGGCTCAAATTGCTATTTCTTCTGCAGACACGGCTAAGATATTTGGTATATCACCAAAAATTGCAATGCTTTCATATTCTACAGGTGATTCAGGGAAGGGTGAAGAGGTTGAAAAAGTGCGTTTAGCCACTAAAATTGTTAAAGAAATACGACCTGATCTTTTGGTAGAAGGACCTATTCAATACGACGCTGCCATTGATCCTATTGTTGCTAAAACAAAATTACCAAATAGTAAAGTCGCTGGTGAAGCCACCATCTTCATCTTTCCAGATCTTAACACGGGTAACAACACTTATAAAGCGGTTCAAAGAAGTTCAGGTGCTGTTGCCATTGGTCCTGTACTCCAGGGACTTCGAAAGCCCGTTAATGATCTTAGCCGAGGTTGTTTAGTTCCAGATATTGTCAATACCGTCGCCATTACAGCTATTCAAGCACAAACCAATGATGGAGCTAATAAGTGAAAATTTTAGTCTTAAATGCGGGTAGTTCTTCTGTCAAATATCAACTTTTCAATATGGCCAATAATGAGGTTTTGGCCAGTGGAGTGATTGAGCAAATTGGCGAAAAAGAGTCAATGGCTAAAATAAAATATAAAAAGCCAGCGGGTGATGAGCAAAAAAGAGAAGAAAAATGCTCTATCCACGATCATGATGCAGCCTTAACATGGATGAGTGAGGCATTGATTCAATCAGGTGTTATTCACAACCTTAATGATCTTGATGCGATTGGTCATCGTGTTGTACAAGGGGGCTCTTCGTTTCAGGAACCAGCAATGGTTGATGACTATGTTATGTCAGAGATTGAGCGTTTAATTCCTCTTGGACCATTGCACAATCCAGGTCATCTTGCTGGTATGAAAGTTTCGGTACATCAAAGCCCTAATGTTCCCCAAGTGGCTGTTTTTGATACCGCATTTCATTCGACATTACCTAACTATGCTTACATGTATGCTATTCCTTACAAATACTATGAGGAATTACGCATCAGACGTTATGGCTTCCATGGAACTTCGCACTATTATGTTACTAAAGTAGCAGCAAAATATTTAAAGCAAGACATCAATACACTTAATGCCATTACGCTTCATTTAGGCAATGGAGCAAGTGTTACAGCGATTGAAAATGGTCAAAGTATTGATACATCGATGGGCTTAACACCACTGGAAGGGCTCATTATGGGAACACGAAGTGGTGACCTTGATCCAGCTATTCTCTTCTATTTAGCACGTAAGCGTGGACTTACTCTTGATGAACTGGATAAAATGCTCAATAAAGAGAGTGGATTAAAAGGAATATGCGGAAGTAATGATATGCGTGAAATTACACGTATGGCAGAGGAGGGTGATGAAAGAGCACAGCTTGCTTACGACATGTTCAATTATCGCCTTAAAAAATATATTGGTTCCTATTCTGCTGTTCTTGGTCGGGTAGATTGTATTGTTTTTACAGGAGGTATTGGCGAAAATGCAAATGATGTTCGCCTCAAGTCTTGTGAAAAATTGGAGAATTTTGGCATCAAAATAGACCCAATCCTCAATAGCGTTCGATCAAGTGAAATTAGAACGATTAGTGCAGACGATAGCAAAGTAAAAGTTTTGGTTATTCCAACCAATGAAGAGCTTGAAATTGCAATAGAAACTTTGGAAATGATCCAAAAGCATCACTCGTAAAATATGTGTTTACATGTAAAGAAAATCTTTACATGTAAACCTTCTTGTTTAGCTCAAAAGTTCTTTCGCAATCGTATTAATACGTTTACCATCAGCTACACCTTCACATTCAGCAAGAACTCCAGCCATGATCTTACCAATTTCTTTTAAACTCGTTGCTCCAGTTGCAAGAATGTGTTTTTGAATGATGACTTTAAGGCTTTCATCGCTAAGTTGCTGCGGTAAATAACTTTTTAAAATGGTTGCTTCTGCCAACTCTTTTTCATAAAGATCTTCTCTTCCTGCATCTTTAAAAGCAGATAAGGCGTCTTCGCGTTGCTTGAGTGATTTTTGGATAATTTTTACAATATCAGAATCACTAAGTTCTTTACGTTCATCGACTTCAATTTGTTTAAGTGCACTCATTAAAAAACGGATAACATCACGTTTAAAAGTATCTTTGGTTTTCATCGCATCTTTTAGATCATCTTGAAGTTTTGACTTTAGTTCTGACATCTTTTTTCCTTAGAACATAATTTACTTTAGAGGTGAGTATTTTATAGTATAATAGTAAAAAATAGAATAAAACGGAGTCGTATGAAAGTTTTTACATGTAGCTTTATAGCCGCTCTTTTTTTGGCAGGCTGCTCAGTACATCCAGCCGATCCAAAAATTAGCATGAAAGCACCTGTATACGTTGATGAGACGCCTTCCAAAGTGAATGAATCAATGCCTTCTAATGCAGGTAGCCTTTTTGGACAAGGTGATAACCCTTTATTTGCCGATCTTAAAGCAATGCATGTTAATGACGTTGTAACTGTTACCATTACTGAAAAAACAGCACAAACATCTACGGGTAAAAAAGCTTTAACAAAACAAAGTAGTGATTCTCTTGGTGCTGGTATTACCACTGCTGCAGGTGGTGGTGTTTTAGGTACAGTATCAAAAAATTTAAATGATGTTGGTAATATTGGTTTTACGACGGGATCCAATAATTCTTTTACAGGCAACGGAAGCAATACTCGTAATGAAACCTTTAGTACGACTATTTCAGCTCGTGTCATCAAGATTTTAAATAATGGACATTACTTTATTGAGGGTAGTCGTGAATTATTGATTAATGGTGAAAAGCAAATTATTCAAGTGAGTGGCGTTATTCGACCTTATGACATTGATAAAAATAACAACATTGATTCAAAATACATTGCGGATGCAAAAATTCTTTACAAAACAGAAGGTGATATAGATCAAACTACGACTAAGCCATGGGGTGCCAAATTCATGGAAACCATTTGGCCATTTTAATGTAACTATACTAAAGGATATTTTTTGGAAAACAGTAACCCACCTAAGTTTATTGAAAGAGACAAAATTTTTAAGGCAAAAGATATTATTGTTGCACTTAAATATTTTGGTGTCAGTTTTGATAAACTTAAAACAAATACACCCAATCGTGCTCGTGCTATTGTTTTAGGCTATAAAGCATGGCGATTAGGATTGAATGAAACACAATTACGCTCTGTCATTGAACGCAAAATTGATGATAAAGAAATTATTGAGATTCTTGAATATAAAGAGAAAAAAAGTATTCGAAGTTGGAGTATTTTTACAAAAATTAAAGAAGATGACTATAAAATTAAAGTTGAACGTTTATGGTGTAAAAAGCTAGGGGCACTTTGCTTAATTGCAAAAATAGGGCAAAAAGAACTTATTACGCTCGCATGTGAAACATTCAAAGATCAATTAGATTGCACAATTCCTAAAGAGTTTTAGACCCAATTTGCCTTACATGTAAAACCATATAAGGCAAAATTCTCTCTTTTATGATTTAACAGCTTTTGCCATGTCCCACATAGGCATGAAAATACCTAAGGCCATCAAAAGTACCATAGCTGCAATAAAGCCCAAAAGAATAGGCTCAATATAACTTGCGATATTGTCGATAATTTGGCTAAAACGTGATTTGAAATAAAGGGTGACTTTTTCCAGCATTTTATCCAGAGTACCACTTTGTTCACCTGCTTGAATCATTTGAATAAGCATACCTTCAAAAAGTCCTGTATCACGAAATGATTCTGTTAAGGAAATACCTCTTTGTACTGAGATCTTAACACTGGAAAGTTTCTTTTTAAGATGGGTGTTTTCTAACGTTAATAAAGCTGTATCGAGCGCATCCGCAATAGGAATACCTGCACGAATAAGTTCCGTAAAAACAAGGCAAAAACGGCTCAGTGTTGCATAAAAAATAATATTTCCAATTAAATAGACCTTAAGAATATAGATATCAAATTTTTTCTTAAAGTCTTCATTATTTTTGAGTAAATACTGAAATAGTAGAATAGTGCCAATAATGCCAGATAGAAGGTAGAGACCATAATGATTAATAAGGTTTTCCATAAAAAGAAGGATTTTGGTTGGTAGGGGCAATTCCGCTTTAAGTTGAGCAAAAATTTCTTTAAATTTTGGGACAACATAGATCATAAGTATTGAAAAAGCAACAGCAATTGCAATAACAACCGTAATAGGGTATCGCATCGCTTTTTTAAATTTTTGTCTATTTTCTTCAATTTCTTCAAGAATTTCTGAGAGTTTTTCTAAAGATTCTGCCATATTTCCTGTACTCTCACCTAACTCAACCATAGCAAGGGTCACGTCACCTACTTCATTGCGATATGTCATCAATGATTGCGTAAGGCTAAGTCCAGAGTTTAGATCATCATTAACGCTGTTAAATATTTCTTTCAGTGTCTTGTCTACGGTAGCATTTGCAACTTCTTTAACACTATCATGAATAGAGATACCAGCATTGGTCATAACACTGAGCTGTCTCATTGCAGCAATAAGGTTTGGCATTTTTATTTTTTTGCGAAAGAGAGCATTCATGATTTGGTCTTTTAATTCGCCTAACTGATCTTCAAGGGGGGCTGAAGTTTCTTTAATATTTAAAATTACGCCTGGTATTTTCAATTTTGCTATTGATATTGCATCATTACGTGTGGGCGATTTGACAACAGTTTTAGTCTTTTGCCCTTTGAATAGGTAGTTTACTTCAAAATATTTCATTCTTTTGCCACCCTTATGATTTCATCTAGCGTTGTAATGCCATGTGCGGCTCGGGTAATACCATCTTGGAACATATCGACAAAGCCTTCTTTGATTGCCTGCTCTTTAATATCACTTTTACTGCCACCTTGTGCAATCATACTTGAAATTTTTTCACTTATAGGAAGAATTTCAGAGATCATTTCACGCCCTAAATAGCCTGTTTGTGAACATTTTTCACAACCATTATTTTTATAAAATTGAAAATTTTCAGGAAGCATATCTTTAATTTCATCATGAGCAGTTTTTGGTAGTGTATATTTAGTTTTGCAATAAGGGCACAATTTACGTACTAGCCTTTGTGCTTCAATTGCAATTAATGATCCACTAATTAAATACGGTTCAATTCCCATATCTACAACTCTTGTAACGGCACTGATTGAATCATTTGTATGAAGTGTTGAAAAAACCAAGTGACCTGTAAGTGCTGCTTGCACTGCAATACGAAGGGTTTCAGTGTCACGAATCTCACCAATCATAATAATATCTGGATCTTGTCTTAAGATAGAACGTAATGCCGTTGCAAACGTTAAATTAGCCTTTTCATTAACTTGCACTTGTTGCGTTAAATTGAGTTGGTACTCCACTGGGTCTTCGACGGTAATAATTTTACTTTGCACACTTTTAATAGCATTTAAAGCCGCATAAAGCGTTGTGGTTTTACCACTTCCTGTTGGCCCTGTAACTAAGATAATACCATAGGGAGACTTCATAGCTTGTGCAAACTTAATGTAGTTATTAGGATGCATACCAAGATCTTCAATTTTAATCATCACTTTAGATTTATCTAAAATACGAATTACAATGGATTCTCCATTAATTGTAGGCAGCGCAGAGATCCTGAAATCATACTCACGGCCTAGAATCGTAGCTGAAAAACGACCATCTTGAGGCTTTCTTTTTTCAGCAATATCCATATTGGAAAGCAACTTCATCCGTGAGCCCAGAGGAGGGTATATATCTTTATCAAAAATGAATGTTTCTGTGAGCATTCCATCAATACGGCTACGAACAATGCAATTGTTCTCTGTTGGTTCAATGTGAATATCACTAGCACGTGCCAAAATAGATGTTTTAAGGATAATTTCTATGAGTTTTAAAATCCCAGAAGATTCTTGTGGATTTTCAGCAGCACTGGAAGTAATCTCTTTGCGAATTTCGCCAATGAGTCCTTTGATACTTTCACCTAACTCCATTTTAATCAGGTATTTATCAATTTGTGTAGGCTCTGCAATGATAACTTTGAGTAGTTTTCGTGGAAAAATTCTTTGAACGCCTTCTTGAGCATTGATGTCCAATGGATCTTTTAATGCAACAAAAATATTAATTTCATCTTCTCTAATAGGGAGTGCTTTAAATTTCTTGAGTTGAGCAAAAGGAAGTTTTGAGGCAAGACGATAATCAATGTCTATTGAATCAAGATCAAGGTACTCATAATTAAGATTTTTAGCCAAAGATTGTAAAAA encodes the following:
- a CDS encoding GspE/PulE family protein; this translates as MNDITTTLLTYLIHNRIIDEHSAAKIREETQQNNHKVLGEILLENNFFTKEDLLILVIEFFKKGYLNLEDVNANFAIDSEKFLQSLAKNLNYEYLDLDSIDIDYRLASKLPFAQLKKFKALPIREDEINIFVALKDPLDINAQEGVQRIFPRKLLKVIIAEPTQIDKYLIKMELGESIKGLIGEIRKEITSSAAENPQESSGILKLIEIILKTSILARASDIHIEPTENNCIVRSRIDGMLTETFIFDKDIYPPLGSRMKLLSNMDIAEKRKPQDGRFSATILGREYDFRISALPTINGESIVIRILDKSKVMIKIEDLGMHPNNYIKFAQAMKSPYGIILVTGPTGSGKTTTLYAALNAIKSVQSKIITVEDPVEYQLNLTQQVQVNEKANLTFATALRSILRQDPDIIMIGEIRDTETLRIAVQAALTGHLVFSTLHTNDSISAVTRVVDMGIEPYLISGSLIAIEAQRLVRKLCPYCKTKYTLPKTAHDEIKDMLPENFQFYKNNGCEKCSQTGYLGREMISEILPISEKISSMIAQGGSKSDIKEQAIKEGFVDMFQDGITRAAHGITTLDEIIRVAKE